A single window of Coffea eugenioides isolate CCC68of chromosome 7, Ceug_1.0, whole genome shotgun sequence DNA harbors:
- the LOC113777281 gene encoding uncharacterized protein LOC113777281, translating into MANKEVQDTSSRGSLENPNGSLGGRMGWKHLWNLNVKQKIKVFIWKCMNNALPVRELIYDRTKLGEPICTGCGEGEETVEHLLFHCKNAEQVWNISPVQWEGVADQRGCFRRWWSALLGARARQGGLEHICLTANILWQLWKARNERVFKEKNKLPLQVIQKAMQEWMEHREAMEGIRKESITETFDAVDESEHNTVEGEGIDVQVAITVKKERQVVGIGVMANDSNGQEKAIWAMRERSAGQWLLDYAEALKLAMAKARAKQWSHIRVGITDQQLLRQLRSGKAKDIRLFAQVEEIDRLSSMFVQCSFYLVPDEQHDRLRQISSYATSIPLDEER; encoded by the coding sequence ATGGCAAACAAGGAAGTTCAGGATACCAGTAGCAGGGGAAGTCTGGAGAACCCAAACGGGAGTTTAGGGGGCAGAATGGGGTGGAAACATCTGTGGAACTTGAATGTCAAACAAAAGATTAAGGTCTTTATCTGGAAATGCATGAACAATGCGTTACCAGTTAGAGAACTTATCTATGACAGAACTAAGCTGGGTGAGCCTATATGTACAGGTTGTGGAGAAGGAGAGGAAACGGTGGAACACCTACTCTTCCACTGTAAGAATGCAGAACAAGTGTGGAACATATCACCTGTACAGTGGGAAGGGGTAGCTGACCAAAGGGGATGCTTTAGGAGATGGTGGAGTGCCCTGCTAGGTGCAAGAGCTAGGCAAGGAGGGTTGGAGCACATATGCCTGACTGCTAATATCTTATGGCAACTGTGGAAAGCGAGAAATGAAAGAGTCTTCAAGGAAAAGAACAAGCTACCTTTACAAGTAATACAAAAAGCAATGCAAGAATGGATGGAACATCGGGAAGCTATGGAAGGGATCAGGAAAGAGAGCATTACAGAAACTTTTGATGCTGTGGACGAGTCAGAACACAACACAGTTGAGGGGGAGGGCATTGATGTACAAGTAGCTATTACTGTCAAGAAGGAAAGACAGGTGGTGGGGATTGGAGTAATGGCAAATGACAGCAATGGTCAGGAAAAAGCTATATGGGCTATGAGAGAGCGGAGCGCGGGACAATGGCTACTGGATTATGCAGAAGCTTTAAAACTGGCCATGGCGAAAGCAAGAGCAAAACAGTGGTCCCATATAAGAGTAGGAATCACAGACCAACAGTTGCTAAGACAACTCAGGTCAGGAAAAGCTAAAGATATCAGGTTGTTCGCTCAGGTGGAGGAGATTGATAGACTAAGCTCCATGTTTGTACAATGCTCCTTTTATCTGGTTCCAGATGAACAACATGATAGACTTAGACAGATTAGTTCATATGCTACAAGCATTCCATTAGATGAGGAGCGCTAG